One stretch of Pseudoxanthomonas sp. Root65 DNA includes these proteins:
- a CDS encoding TPM domain-containing protein, protein MRLLRHLFASSSRRLFPEASLQRITQAIAAGERLHRGEVMFAVEASLSPAAVLAALTPRERAHEVFARLRTWDTEANNGVLIYLLLADHRIEIVADRGLTGRVDDAEWSRVCRLIEEEMRAGHPEQAVIKGIRAVSELLAVHWPQSDAHPDEDELPNRPHLLD, encoded by the coding sequence ATGCGTCTGCTGCGCCATCTGTTCGCCTCCTCGTCGCGCCGGCTGTTCCCGGAGGCCAGCCTGCAGCGCATCACCCAGGCCATCGCGGCGGGGGAGCGGCTGCATCGCGGCGAGGTGATGTTCGCGGTGGAAGCCAGTCTCTCCCCGGCGGCGGTGCTGGCGGCGCTGACGCCGCGCGAGCGTGCGCACGAGGTGTTCGCCCGCCTGCGTACCTGGGATACCGAGGCCAACAACGGCGTGCTGATCTATCTGCTGCTGGCCGACCACCGCATCGAGATCGTGGCCGATCGCGGACTGACGGGCCGGGTGGACGACGCGGAATGGAGCCGGGTCTGCCGGCTGATCGAGGAGGAGATGCGCGCCGGCCATCCCGAGCAGGCCGTGATCAAGGGCATCCGCGCGGTATCGGAACTGCTGGCGGTGCACTGGCCGCAATCGGACGCACATCCGGACGAGGACGAGCTGCCCAACCGGCCGCACCTGCTGGATTAG
- a CDS encoding TPM domain-containing protein translates to MLRALALCLLLIVAPAWAQTLAAIPALDSPVVDTTGTLDAAQTQRLEQQALALQQRKGSQLQVLMVSTTQPETIEQYTQRVFDQWKLGRQGVDDGVLLLVAKDDRRVRIQPGYGLEGAIPDAIANRVIQEYLAPKFRAGDFGGGIADATATLVKLIDGEALPAPVSTHREPGGGRGGNWFFALFAAFIVATIVRGLFGRSSAGLRGLFTGSAAAGVALLLSSLIPAGIAGVFGLLYGLASVSTRGGYARHRDWGGWGGGGWGSGGGFGGGGGGFGGGGWGGGGGMSGGGGASGSW, encoded by the coding sequence ATGCTGCGCGCGCTGGCGCTCTGCCTGCTGCTGATCGTCGCGCCGGCATGGGCGCAGACGTTGGCGGCGATTCCCGCGCTGGACTCGCCGGTGGTCGACACCACCGGCACGCTGGATGCCGCGCAGACCCAGCGCCTCGAACAGCAGGCCCTCGCGCTGCAACAGCGCAAGGGCAGCCAGCTGCAGGTGTTGATGGTGTCCACCACGCAGCCGGAGACGATCGAGCAGTACACGCAGCGCGTGTTCGACCAGTGGAAGCTGGGCCGCCAGGGCGTCGACGACGGCGTGCTGCTGCTGGTGGCCAAGGACGATCGCCGCGTGCGCATCCAGCCCGGCTACGGACTGGAGGGCGCCATTCCCGATGCGATCGCCAACCGCGTCATCCAGGAATACTTGGCGCCGAAGTTCCGCGCCGGCGATTTCGGCGGCGGCATCGCCGACGCCACGGCGACGCTGGTCAAGCTGATCGACGGCGAAGCCCTGCCTGCACCGGTGAGCACCCATCGCGAGCCCGGTGGCGGCCGCGGCGGCAACTGGTTCTTCGCGCTGTTCGCGGCCTTCATCGTGGCAACGATCGTGCGCGGCCTGTTCGGGCGGTCGTCCGCGGGGCTGCGCGGGTTGTTCACCGGGAGTGCCGCGGCAGGCGTCGCGCTGCTGCTGTCGTCGCTGATCCCGGCCGGCATCGCCGGTGTGTTCGGGTTGCTGTACGGACTGGCGTCGGTCTCCACGCGCGGCGGCTATGCGCGCCACCGCGACTGGGGTGGCTGGGGCGGCGGCGGTTGGGGAAGCGGCGGCGGTTTCGGCGGCGGCGGGGGAGGCTTCGGCGGAGGCGGCTGGGGCGGCGGTGGCGGCATGTCGGGAGGCGGTGGCGCCTCGGGGAGCTGGTGA
- the lgt gene encoding prolipoprotein diacylglyceryl transferase has product MIYLHQIDPIIFSLGPVKLHWYGLMYLLAFATAWWLGRMRASQGRLPGINADAFSDLMFYAMLGVVLGGRIGYVLFYGFSTFLDNPLSILKVWEGGMSFHGGLLGVMAAALWWSRKHRLHFFDTMDFVAPLVPPGLGFGRLGNFIGAELWGKPTEAGWGVIFPTDPALRTLDAAQLQAQYAAGALDPFARHPSQLYQAFLEGVVMFTVLWLVSRKPRPRYLVSGLFALMYGVFRFLVEFVRVPDEGVYVAFGWLTKGQILSVPLVLLGLYLLWRSRRAPTLQPVAPPPVAGKEAV; this is encoded by the coding sequence ATGATCTACCTCCACCAGATCGATCCGATCATCTTCTCGCTGGGCCCGGTCAAGCTGCACTGGTACGGCCTGATGTACCTGCTCGCGTTCGCCACCGCCTGGTGGCTGGGGCGCATGCGCGCGTCGCAGGGGCGCCTGCCGGGCATCAATGCCGATGCGTTCTCCGACCTGATGTTCTACGCCATGCTCGGCGTGGTGCTGGGCGGGCGCATCGGCTACGTGCTGTTCTACGGTTTCAGCACGTTCCTGGACAACCCGCTGTCGATCCTCAAGGTGTGGGAAGGCGGCATGAGCTTCCATGGCGGGCTGCTCGGCGTGATGGCCGCGGCGCTGTGGTGGTCGCGCAAGCACCGGCTGCACTTCTTCGACACCATGGATTTCGTGGCGCCGCTGGTGCCGCCCGGGCTGGGGTTCGGCCGTCTCGGCAACTTCATCGGCGCCGAGTTGTGGGGCAAGCCGACGGAGGCGGGCTGGGGCGTGATCTTTCCCACCGATCCCGCGTTGCGCACGCTGGATGCCGCACAGTTGCAGGCGCAGTACGCCGCGGGCGCGCTCGATCCGTTCGCGCGCCACCCATCGCAGCTCTACCAGGCCTTCCTCGAAGGCGTGGTGATGTTCACCGTGTTGTGGCTGGTGTCGCGCAAGCCACGCCCGCGCTACCTAGTCTCCGGCCTGTTCGCGCTGATGTACGGCGTGTTCCGCTTCCTCGTCGAGTTCGTGCGCGTGCCGGACGAAGGCGTCTATGTCGCCTTCGGCTGGCTGACCAAGGGGCAGATCCTCAGCGTGCCGCTGGTGCTGCTGGGCCTCTACCTGCTGTGGCGGTCGCGTCGCGCGCCGACCCTGCAGCCCGTTGCACCTCCGCCGGTCGCCGGCAAGGAAGCCGTATGA